In the Setaria italica strain Yugu1 chromosome VI, Setaria_italica_v2.0, whole genome shotgun sequence genome, one interval contains:
- the LOC101766548 gene encoding LOW QUALITY PROTEIN: uncharacterized protein LOC101766548 (The sequence of the model RefSeq protein was modified relative to this genomic sequence to represent the inferred CDS: deleted 1 base in 1 codon): protein MAGVEEEGEMAALREALRQQARAVEELRAELEEERQAAASGADEALAMILRLQAEKAAERMEAEQFRRVAEERIQHDEDTLAFLKAVVFQQEMEISSLNRRLLAVHATGDDPFSPASALDLPWLRKLAKNGVASRRNASLPAAHLEELCSELDVAVGTDDAAADKKSAGDRRPARTVSDIGEVIGREDRARHNQSAPPRLYRSASHRLLRAPSYPAQSGVRSAGRTSPEIIAEEDEKSCKSNAAVEADIEQIKTTVQSLQTELTKLRESTLSVGDAQSRLLTEICSKLDGAMPRQESLQGSHGSSPVLLTPAIREASSSSKEQSYEPQSELLMNHFIEAMYIA from the exons ATGGCCGGAGTCGAGGAAGAAGGCGAGATGGCGGCGCTGCGGGAGGCTCTGCGGCAGCAGGCGCGGGCCGTGGAGGAGCTGCgggcggagctggaggaggagcggcaggcTGCGGCATCGGGCGCCGACGAGGCGCTGGCCATGATCCTGCGCCTGCaggcggagaaggcggcggagCGGATGGAGGCGGAGCAGTTCCGCCGCGTGGCGGAGGAGCGGATCCAGCACGACGAGGACACGCTCGCCTTCCTCAAGGCCGTCGTCTTCCAGCAAGAGATGGAGATCAGCTCCCTCAACCGCCGGCTGCTCGCCGTCCACGCCACCGGCGACGACCCGTtctcgccggcctccgccctcGACCTC CCCTGGCTCAGGAAGCTGGCCAAGAACGGCGTCGCGTCGCGGAGGAACGCGTCCCTCCCGGCGGCGCACCTGGAGGAGCTCTGCTCGGAGCTCGACGTCGCCGTGGGCACCGACGACGCTGCCGCTGACAAGAAGAGTGCCGGCGAcagaaggccggcgaggacggtGTCGGACATCGGCGAGGTGATCGGCAGGGAGGACAGGGCGAGGCACAACCAATCGGCGCCGCCAAGGCTGTACCGGTCCGCCTCCCACCGTCTCCTTCGTGCGCCGAGCTATCCCGCGCAAAGCGGCGTGCGCTCAGCGGGCAGGACCTCGCCGGAGATCATCGCCGAAGAAGACGAGAAATCGTGCAAGAGCAACGCCGCAGTGGAAGCCGACATCGAGCAGATCAAAACCACCGTGCAGTCTCTCCAGACCGAGCTGACGAAACTGAGGGAATCCACCTTGTCCGTCGGCGATGCACAATCCCGGTTACTAACCGAGATCTGCTCAAAGCTCGATGGTGCCATGCCGCGGCAGGAGAGCCTTCAGGGAAGCCATGGATCAAGCCCTGTGCTGCTGACGCCGGCCATCAGGGAAGCTAGCAGTTCTTCCAAGGAGCAAAGCTATGAGCCACAGAGCGAGCTGCTAATGAACCATTTCATTGAG GCGATGTACATAGCATGA
- the LOC101766969 gene encoding uncharacterized protein LOC101766969 has translation MATGGDKPPSLDADVDMADLASLDAPAASSAAAAGVPSTRFRPKAKGKPKPKPEAPKPVPVAVPKPEPEPEPMPDPASAAEPEPEAANAAPPEDDRVDAMEVDGAGDAAGVGERAEAEEEEEDFVVREIDVYYTPKPFDDDTKLYIMQYPLRPCWRPYELNEICEEVRVKPLSSEIEVDLSVDTQSENYDQEAPLRLTKQTLSSSKADDVSDYAIGVLKGNLVHLNHIDAVVQLRPSMSHVFSGRAYTRQALQSREMNGGASGSKASSRKGDEHPEDSKDHAEDSEPWISLTYQPTGSNISTKYHDKMISNEGGPIDFTMRNSDYVMSLCPGASTSSRHINKCQAIREMLLLPLEERLKKWFTEVSEVNQFDALKHLAPTYSEEEILKVLPEYAYLVRGLWVCKSSLLFDDGYASKRDRVLLEFTKMESIPSDTLDAWIRLDDPKRKRILFPLCKRRGILKDYKFISADLSFLKRYPHIVNEQECAWSAREMILHESPKMCSTVPRKGKNSTRPNVASKGPHPNTSKGRDGPAQGSDDLVQSVLGTVFTANKVRSMQAVVRDLRQLAAKYASNRKDVSKFQALSDAAKYCASLPHDKLKSSILLVAVDVHDVFVAKHENKLALRNVLILLFRKKEPNATLTKQEILAAAAKIIKREVTDREYHQVVTEICISTEDGHLVLKNGDEP, from the exons atggcgaccgGCGGCGACAAGCCACCGTCCCTCGACGCCGACGTCGACATGGCCGACCTCGCCTCCCTCGACGCCCCGGCGGCCTCATCCGCCGCTGCGGCCGGCGTCCCCTCCACCCGCTTCCGCCCCAAGGCCAAGGGCAAGCCCAAGCCGAAGCCCGAGGCCCCCAAGCCCGTACCTGTGGCCGTGCCCAaaccggagccggagccggagccgatGCCGGacccggcgtcggcggcggagccggagcccgaGGCCGCcaacgccgcgccgccggaggatGATCGCGTGGACGCTATGGAGGTGGACGGGGCGGGGGACGCTGCTGGTGTTGGGGAGCGggctgaggcggaggaggaggaggaagacttCGTGGTGCGCGAGATCGATGTGTACTACACCCCCAAGCCCTTCGATGACGACACCAAG CTGTACATTATGCAATATCCCCTGAGGCCATGTTGGCGCCCTTATGAGTTAAATGAGATATGTGAAGAG GTTCGCGTGAAGCCATTGAGTTCAGAAATTGAAGTTGATTTGAGTGTCGATACACAGAGTGAAAATTATGACCAAGAGGCACCTTTGAGACTGACAAAGCAG ACACTATCATCATCAAAGGCAGATGATGTTTCTGATTATGCGATTGGAGTACTTAAGGGCAACTTG GTTCATTTGAATCATATTGATGCAGTTGTGCAACTGCGACCATCAATGTCACATGTATTTTCTGGTCGAGCATATACTAGGCAGGCTTTACAATCTCGGGAAATGAATGGTGGTGCTAGTGGCTCAAAGGCTTCATCTCGTAAG GGAGACGAGCACCCAGAAGATTCTAAGGACCATGCAGAAGATTCTGAG CCATGGATTTCTCTCACGTACCAACCAACAGGGAGTAATATTTCAACCAAGTACCATGATAAGATGATATCAAATGAGGGTGGACCTATTGATTTCACAATGAGGAA CTCTGATTATGTAATGTCCTTGTGTCCTGGAGCCTCAACTAGCAGCAGGCATATTAACAAATGCCAAGCAATAAG GGAGATGCTTTTGCTACCACTGGAAGAACGCCTGAAAAAATGGTTTACAGAG GTTTCAGAAGTAAATCAGTTTGATGCTCTGAAGCACCTTGCTCCAACCTATTCAGAGGAAGAAATCTTGAAAGTGCTTCCAGAGTATGCATATTTGGTGCGTGGTTTATGGGTCTGCAAAAGTTCTTTGTTGTTTGATGATGGATATGCTTCCAAAAGAGATAGAGTTCTTCTTGAATTTACAAAAATGGAGTCCATCCCTTCAGATACTCTAGATGCATGGATCAGACTGGATGACCCTAAGAGGAAGAGGATACTGTTTCCATTGTGTAAAAGGCGTGGAATTCTGAAGGACTATAAATTTATATCGGCAGATTTGTCCTTTTTAAAACGCTACCCTCATATAGTCAATGAACAAGAGTGTGCTTGGTCTGCTCGTGAGATGATTCTCCATGAGTCTCCAAAGATGTGCAGTACAGTGCCTCGGAAGGGCAAGAATTCAACCAGACCTAATGTTGCTTCTAAAGGGCCTCATCCAAATACGAGCAAGGGCAGGGATGGCCCTGCTCAAGGAAGTGATGACCTTGTGCAGTCTGTTTTGGGTACTGTTTTTACTGCCAATAAAGTTCGCAG CATGCAGGCAGTTGTTAGAGACTTGCGCCAGTTGGCTGCAAAATATGCTTCCAATAGAAAGGATGTATCAAAATTCCAAGCTCTGTCTGATGCTGCAAAATATTGTGCATCACTccctcatgataagctgaaAAGTTCGATACTTTTAGTTGCTGTTGATGTTCATGATGTATTTGTTGCAAAGCATGAGAATAAGCTTGCTCTACG AAACGTACTCATTTTGCTCTTCCGTAAAAAAGAACCCAATGCAACATTGACCAAGCAGGAAattcttgctgctgctgcaaagATTATAAAAAGAGAGGTTACTGATAGGGAGTACCATCAG GTTGTGACTGAGATCTGCATTTCTACTGAAGATGGACACTTGGTATTGAAAAATGGCGACGAGCCCTGA